One Salinimonas marina DNA segment encodes these proteins:
- the tolC gene encoding outer membrane channel protein TolC yields the protein MKRTLLSLVISLGVTTSAFADDLAQVYQQALANDPVVTGAKAQRDAAFEGIPISRANLLPQISGTVGYSMSSREQTQFTGSDQNLTLITFDSDTDTMNYGVDLRMSLYDHANWLGLNRAETVAQRSDAQLAATMQELIVRTVNAYFDVLRAKDSLEFVRAEKRAIERQLEQTKQRFEVGLTAITDVHEAQANFDRTVAQEIQTENQVELALEALRVITGKYHDGIYTLDTDSFSASMPTPSSAEGWLKIAEDSNLALLVNRLTLDIAKEDIALARSGHYPTLDLSAGASRTKNDISGSQLEFETPWLDSYSVGINLNIPIFQGLRVTAQTQQAKYQYIASAQDLEQTYRQTVQSVRSSFNDVNASISTIRALEQSVVSAQSALKATEAGFDVGTRTIVDVLDSTRNLFDARRNLSSARYDFVQSVVDLKQAAGTLTDEDVAMINAGLQPPEAARQNQRDKQNTNSQ from the coding sequence ATGAAACGAACACTTCTGTCGTTGGTGATAAGTTTAGGAGTGACCACTTCAGCTTTTGCAGATGACTTGGCGCAGGTATATCAGCAGGCGCTGGCCAATGACCCGGTGGTGACCGGTGCCAAAGCCCAGCGAGATGCCGCTTTTGAAGGCATCCCCATCAGCCGGGCCAACTTGCTACCACAAATTTCCGGCACCGTAGGTTATTCGATGTCCAGCCGCGAGCAAACGCAGTTTACCGGTTCAGATCAAAACCTGACGCTGATCACCTTCGACTCCGACACCGATACCATGAACTATGGGGTGGATTTGCGGATGTCATTGTACGATCACGCCAACTGGCTGGGCCTGAACCGCGCCGAAACGGTGGCGCAACGTAGCGATGCGCAATTGGCTGCGACCATGCAGGAGTTAATTGTACGCACCGTGAATGCCTACTTTGATGTATTGCGTGCCAAAGACAGCCTGGAATTTGTGCGTGCCGAAAAGCGAGCTATCGAACGCCAGCTTGAGCAGACCAAACAGCGTTTTGAAGTCGGTTTGACCGCCATCACCGATGTTCATGAGGCGCAGGCCAATTTTGACCGCACCGTGGCGCAGGAAATCCAGACCGAAAATCAGGTGGAGCTGGCGTTAGAAGCATTGCGCGTCATTACCGGTAAATATCATGATGGTATCTACACCCTGGATACGGACAGCTTTTCCGCCTCTATGCCAACGCCATCGTCAGCGGAAGGCTGGCTTAAAATTGCAGAAGATTCAAATCTGGCGTTGCTGGTTAACCGTTTAACCCTGGATATTGCCAAAGAAGACATTGCATTGGCACGCTCCGGGCATTACCCGACCCTGGATTTATCAGCCGGTGCCAGCCGTACCAAGAATGATATTTCGGGTTCGCAACTGGAATTTGAAACACCCTGGCTGGACAGCTACAGCGTCGGCATAAATCTGAATATTCCGATTTTCCAGGGGCTGCGGGTCACAGCGCAAACCCAGCAGGCAAAGTATCAGTATATCGCCAGCGCCCAGGATCTGGAGCAAACCTATCGTCAGACCGTACAGTCGGTGCGCAGCTCATTTAATGATGTCAATGCGTCTATCTCGACAATCCGGGCCCTTGAGCAATCAGTGGTCTCTGCTCAAAGCGCCTTAAAAGCCACCGAAGCCGGATTTGATGTGGGCACCCGAACCATTGTGGATGTGCTGGACAGCACCCGTAACCTGTTTGATGCCCGTCGTAACCTGTCCAGTGCCCGGTATGACTTTGTGCAGTCCGTGGTAGATCTGAAACAGGCCGCTGGCACCCTCACCGATGAAGACGTAGCCATGATCAATGCCGGTTTACAACCGCCAGAAGCAGCTCGTCAGAATCAGCGCGATAAGCAAAACACCAATTCGCAGTAA
- a CDS encoding ion transporter gives MHAEALQSRFETIRSNKLFETFVITVIVFSALLVGAKTYDIPQPFSTIALLLDWFISFFFLTEITIRFMAEPRKRDFFKSFWNWFDTVIVVVSMIPADNTDLAVIGRLVRVFRVLRMISFIPELRILLVSLVKALPQLGYVMLLMFIIFYIYAAIGSTLFESINPTLWGDISISLLTLFRVMTFEDWTDVMYETMAVYPLSWVFYLSFIFFTAFAFLNMVIGIVVNVMEQENAKARAAEAEQNHEPTLADIMQEIQQLKARLPADKAVSEPKR, from the coding sequence ATGCACGCTGAAGCACTTCAGAGCCGGTTTGAAACTATCCGCTCCAATAAACTTTTCGAAACTTTTGTTATCACCGTAATCGTTTTTTCGGCCTTGCTGGTCGGCGCGAAAACTTATGATATTCCGCAACCGTTCAGCACCATTGCCCTGCTGCTTGACTGGTTTATCAGCTTTTTCTTTTTAACCGAAATTACCATTCGGTTTATGGCCGAACCGCGCAAACGGGACTTTTTCAAAAGCTTCTGGAACTGGTTTGATACGGTCATTGTGGTGGTCTCGATGATTCCGGCTGACAATACCGACTTGGCCGTTATCGGCCGCCTGGTGCGGGTATTCAGGGTACTGCGTATGATCTCATTCATACCTGAGCTGAGAATTTTACTGGTGTCGCTGGTCAAAGCTCTGCCGCAGCTAGGCTATGTGATGCTGCTGATGTTTATTATCTTCTACATTTACGCAGCCATTGGCAGCACCTTGTTTGAAAGTATTAATCCGACGCTGTGGGGCGATATCAGTATCTCCCTGCTGACCCTGTTCCGGGTGATGACCTTTGAAGACTGGACCGACGTCATGTATGAAACCATGGCGGTGTATCCGTTAAGCTGGGTATTTTACTTAAGCTTTATCTTTTTCACGGCCTTTGCGTTTTTAAACATGGTGATTGGCATTGTGGTCAATGTGATGGAGCAGGAAAATGCCAAGGCGCGTGCGGCTGAGGCAGAACAGAACCATGAACCCACCCTGGCGGATATCATGCAGGAAATACAACAGCTTAAAGCCCGTTTGCCGGCGGACAAGGCAGTTTCTGAGCCAAAACGATGA
- the nudF gene encoding ADP-ribose diphosphatase: MNKKFNSFTSDDVNITNTEKLYDGFFKMVRYDFSHKLFAGGWSETVRREIFERGHAVAVLPYDPHTEEFVLIEQVRIGALPTSDTPWLIEVVAGIIDEGETPEAVCHREASEEAGIEFSQLTKALSYLASPGGTTERIHVFVGRTDATQAHGIHGLAEESEDIRVHRVAEKDAWQWLQNGQIDNAAAIIALQWFFIHKQTLLENWHHSE, encoded by the coding sequence GTGAACAAGAAATTCAATAGCTTTACCTCAGATGACGTAAACATAACAAACACCGAAAAACTGTATGATGGTTTTTTTAAAATGGTGCGCTATGACTTCAGCCACAAACTGTTTGCCGGAGGCTGGTCTGAAACGGTGCGCCGTGAAATTTTTGAACGGGGTCATGCCGTGGCGGTCTTACCGTATGATCCGCATACCGAAGAATTTGTGCTGATTGAACAGGTTCGCATCGGCGCCTTACCCACCTCAGATACCCCGTGGCTCATTGAGGTGGTTGCTGGTATTATTGATGAAGGTGAAACGCCTGAGGCGGTATGTCATCGCGAGGCCAGTGAAGAAGCCGGAATTGAATTCAGTCAATTGACAAAAGCGTTAAGCTATTTAGCAAGTCCGGGCGGCACCACGGAACGTATCCATGTGTTCGTGGGCCGAACCGATGCTACCCAGGCGCATGGTATTCATGGTCTTGCAGAAGAGTCTGAAGATATCAGGGTGCACCGAGTCGCCGAAAAGGATGCCTGGCAATGGCTACAGAATGGACAAATCGACAACGCCGCCGCAATCATTGCGCTACAATGGTTTTTTATACACAAACAGACATTGTTGGAGAACTGGCATCACAGTGAGTAA
- the prsT gene encoding XrtA/PEP-CTERM system TPR-repeat protein PrsT: MKLFTASKKALMPLTLALAVSGTLSGCSEKSMEEHLTTARSFATEQNPDAAIIEYKNAIAKDPQAAEPRYELGRLYLLTNRFEAAEKELNRAMELGYSPSKIVPLLSQAYQQTGAENALVEMDHEVSGLNADEQAEVGFYKLQAMVQLDQQDEAQALIDDLLALETSSVYQRLAQTYRQLLDKAYPAALQQTEKLAAEAPENKDVLLQLGRLYALTEQPDKAIETYQRYVELYPDDTAKQFALISLLIESRRMNDAQPYVTPLLKQYPDNGLLNQYQGFIDATNDEHESALTHLEKAIQAGQNSPALRLMAGFSAYHQQDYAAASQHLSMVTTNLPDNHPALRMLADSLLRQGESDEATQILSQLDGSAGQDAQLFSKAGFQLLQQGNMVDAKKMIEKSSQSSQSALDLARLGALQLSVNDIEGIVNLEAALEKAPDSVAARKTLMTAYVTSGEQQKGRELAQRWIEQQPQDADPYLYLAEFALQNKNLDEARKLLEQATERTSESRKLTLAQIKLAMMDKQYEQAATQLDNYLQKKPTDAQAVSLWYALARQSEVVSTETVLTQTAKTVTANSDNTALRMVLAKMYFSEGDYEQTLSVIEPVTADKNAPAIFWNLKGQALVQTNAISQANDHYKAWVKRYPRDKTAVLGKLLLNEAQRKYDEGLATINAFLEKRPDTQIQVLKAHFLSMQKKVAPARQALEQVSDKALALPFVKGVTARLNLLEGNYQAALEDALPAYKHEANSKHARLVIAAYDNLQQRDAALDFMASHYDQHPNDIRTAMIYAERVLATDKDKAITLYQHMLKVAPDNFVVLNNLAYLYLEEGRLADAEPLARRAVELQSDNPEAIDTLTQVLSQQQKTEEALTFYQTLDMQKVRSDLVYLNYVELLIDNNQLQLAQRRLESREFADEQSRKRADKLRQAL; encoded by the coding sequence ATGAAACTATTTACAGCGAGTAAAAAAGCGCTAATGCCGCTGACACTGGCATTAGCCGTATCGGGTACATTGTCAGGATGCAGCGAAAAATCCATGGAAGAGCATCTGACTACCGCCCGTAGTTTTGCCACCGAGCAAAACCCCGATGCTGCGATCATCGAATATAAAAATGCCATTGCCAAAGATCCCCAGGCGGCCGAGCCGCGCTATGAACTGGGTCGGCTGTATCTGCTCACCAATCGTTTTGAAGCCGCCGAAAAAGAGCTGAACCGGGCTATGGAGCTGGGGTATTCCCCCTCTAAAATCGTGCCGTTGTTGTCCCAGGCCTATCAACAGACCGGGGCCGAAAATGCGCTGGTGGAGATGGATCATGAGGTATCGGGCCTGAATGCCGACGAGCAGGCCGAGGTCGGGTTTTACAAACTGCAGGCCATGGTGCAGCTGGACCAGCAAGATGAAGCACAAGCGCTGATTGATGATCTGCTGGCACTGGAGACCAGCTCGGTTTACCAACGCCTGGCCCAGACTTATCGACAGTTGCTGGACAAAGCATATCCGGCGGCGCTACAACAAACCGAAAAACTGGCTGCAGAAGCGCCGGAAAACAAAGATGTGCTATTACAGCTGGGGCGTTTGTACGCGCTGACCGAACAACCCGACAAGGCCATTGAGACCTATCAGCGTTATGTCGAATTGTACCCGGACGATACCGCCAAACAATTTGCGCTGATCAGTCTGTTAATTGAAAGCCGGCGTATGAACGATGCTCAGCCCTATGTCACGCCACTATTAAAACAATACCCTGATAATGGTCTGCTGAATCAGTATCAGGGATTTATTGATGCTACCAACGACGAGCACGAAAGCGCTTTGACCCACCTTGAAAAAGCCATTCAGGCAGGCCAGAACTCTCCGGCATTGCGGCTGATGGCGGGCTTCTCGGCGTACCACCAACAGGATTATGCTGCAGCCAGTCAGCATCTGTCGATGGTCACCACTAATCTGCCCGATAATCATCCTGCTTTGCGAATGCTGGCGGATAGCCTGTTGCGGCAGGGCGAAAGCGATGAAGCCACCCAAATTCTGTCCCAGCTCGATGGCAGTGCCGGTCAGGATGCCCAGCTGTTTTCCAAAGCCGGTTTTCAGTTGTTGCAGCAAGGCAATATGGTCGATGCTAAAAAGATGATTGAAAAATCCAGCCAGTCCAGCCAAAGCGCGCTGGATCTGGCCCGCCTGGGCGCGTTGCAGTTATCGGTAAATGATATTGAGGGGATTGTGAACCTTGAAGCGGCCCTGGAAAAAGCACCTGACAGTGTGGCCGCCCGCAAAACCCTGATGACTGCCTATGTGACCTCTGGTGAACAGCAAAAAGGCCGTGAACTGGCCCAGCGTTGGATAGAGCAGCAGCCTCAAGATGCCGACCCGTATCTGTATCTGGCTGAATTTGCTTTGCAAAACAAAAATCTGGATGAAGCCCGGAAATTGTTGGAGCAGGCTACCGAGCGCACCTCTGAAAGCCGCAAGCTGACCCTGGCACAGATAAAACTGGCAATGATGGATAAACAGTACGAGCAGGCGGCAACCCAACTGGATAACTACCTGCAAAAAAAACCGACCGATGCCCAGGCGGTGTCGCTATGGTACGCGCTAGCCCGGCAAAGTGAGGTGGTCAGCACCGAGACCGTACTGACCCAGACCGCAAAGACAGTAACCGCGAACAGCGATAACACCGCACTGCGCATGGTGCTGGCAAAAATGTATTTCAGCGAGGGTGACTATGAGCAGACCCTGAGCGTCATTGAGCCGGTGACTGCAGATAAGAACGCGCCCGCGATATTCTGGAATCTTAAAGGCCAGGCACTGGTCCAGACCAATGCCATCAGTCAGGCCAATGATCATTACAAAGCCTGGGTAAAGCGCTACCCCAGAGATAAAACCGCGGTGCTGGGCAAACTGCTGCTTAACGAAGCACAGCGAAAATACGATGAAGGTCTGGCGACCATCAATGCCTTTTTGGAAAAGCGTCCCGATACCCAGATTCAGGTGTTGAAAGCCCATTTTCTGTCGATGCAGAAAAAAGTGGCACCAGCCCGACAGGCTCTGGAGCAGGTCTCAGACAAAGCCCTGGCCCTGCCGTTTGTAAAAGGCGTTACTGCGCGGTTAAACCTGCTTGAAGGAAACTATCAGGCGGCGCTCGAAGATGCGCTGCCTGCGTATAAGCACGAGGCAAATTCTAAACACGCCCGGCTGGTAATTGCAGCTTACGATAATCTGCAGCAGCGCGACGCCGCGCTGGACTTTATGGCCAGCCACTATGATCAGCATCCCAACGACATCCGCACGGCCATGATATACGCTGAGCGGGTGCTGGCCACGGATAAAGATAAGGCCATCACCTTATATCAGCACATGCTCAAGGTGGCCCCCGACAATTTTGTGGTGCTGAACAACCTGGCGTATCTGTATCTTGAAGAGGGCCGGTTGGCTGACGCCGAGCCGTTGGCACGTCGGGCGGTGGAGTTACAATCAGATAACCCTGAAGCTATCGACACCCTGACACAGGTGTTAAGCCAGCAGCAAAAAACCGAAGAAGCCTTGACCTTCTATCAAACGCTGGATATGCAAAAGGTCCGCAGCGATCTGGTCTACCTCAATTATGTTGAGTTACTGATAGACAATAACCAGTTGCAACTGGCTCAGCGGCGGTTGGAGTCCCGGGAGTTTGCGGATGAACAAAGCCGTAAACGTGCCGATAAGCTGCGCCAGGCGCTGTAG